A genomic stretch from Tachyglossus aculeatus isolate mTacAcu1 chromosome 19, mTacAcu1.pri, whole genome shotgun sequence includes:
- the CNPY3 gene encoding protein canopy homolog 3 isoform X2: MEPLPPGLGHLHLPFLLLLLLPRLGPATAEETDWVRLPSKCEVCKYVAVELKSAFEETGKTKEVIDTGYGILDRKASGVKYTKSDLRLIEVTETICKRLLDYSLHKERTGSNRFAKGMSETFETLHNLVHKGVKVVMDIPYELWNETSAEVADLKKQCDVLVEEFEEVIEDWYRHHQEEDLTLFLCANHVLKGKDTSCLAEKWSSKKGDTAALAGKKAKKKGGKGKASGGRSQKLRKEPGGDPGGPGPETAQAEEDEGVQKATPLPHSPMDEL; this comes from the exons ATGgagcctctgcctcccggcctgggCCATCTGCacctccccttcctgctcctgctgctcctgcctcGCTTGGGCCCGGCCACCGCCGAGGAAACCGACTGGGTCCGCCTGCCCAGCAAGTGCGAGG TGTGTAAGTACGTGGCTGTGGAGCTGAAGTCGGCCTTTGAAGAAACCGGGAAAACCAAGGAAGTGATTGACACGGGCTATGGCATCCTGGACCGAAAGGCTTCCGGGGTTAAGTACACCAAATC GGACCTCCGGTTAATCGAGGTTACCGAAACCATCTGTAAGAGGCTACTGGACTACAGCCTGCACAAAGAAAGGACTGGCAGCAACAGGTTTGCCAAG GGCATGTCCGAGACGTTTGAGACGCTTCACAACCTGGTGCACAAGGGGGTGAAGGTGGTGATGGACATCCCTTACGAGCTGTGGAACGAGACCTCCGCCGAAGTGGCCGACCTCAAGAAACAG tGTGACGTGCTGGTGGAAGAGTTCGAAGAGGTGATTGAGGATTGGTACCGGCACCACCAGGAGGAGGATCTCACCCTGTTCCTCTGTGCCAACCACGTGCTGAAGGGGAAGGACACGA GTTGCCTGGCCGAGAAGTGGTCCAGCAAGAAAGGGGATACGGCGGCCTTGGCGGGGAAGAAGGCCAAGAAAAAGGGCGGCAAGGGAAAGGCGTCGGGCGGGAGGAGCCAGAAGCTGAGGAAGGAGCCTGGGGGCGACCCCGGCGGCCCCGGCCCAGAGACTGCCCAGGCAGAGGAAGACGAGGGGGTCCAGAAAGCCACCCCGCTCCCACACAGCCCCATGGATGAACTGTAG
- the CNPY3 gene encoding protein canopy homolog 3 isoform X1, which produces MEPLPPGLGHLHLPFLLLLLLPRLGPATAEETDWVRLPSKCEVCKYVAVELKSAFEETGKTKEVIDTGYGILDRKASGVKYTKSDLRLIEVTETICKRLLDYSLHKERTGSNRFAKGMSETFETLHNLVHKGVKVVMDIPYELWNETSAEVADLKKQCDVLVEEFEEVIEDWYRHHQEEDLTLFLCANHVLKGKDTSRVDRPRRMPPPLSWQTRPLPPTPLPTRHEKLRMRCPRGTRGRAETAEGQGGGRASPTPSRHAGCCPGGGGSWAQSQARLQRPFPGGARRASIPHTWQ; this is translated from the exons ATGgagcctctgcctcccggcctgggCCATCTGCacctccccttcctgctcctgctgctcctgcctcGCTTGGGCCCGGCCACCGCCGAGGAAACCGACTGGGTCCGCCTGCCCAGCAAGTGCGAGG TGTGTAAGTACGTGGCTGTGGAGCTGAAGTCGGCCTTTGAAGAAACCGGGAAAACCAAGGAAGTGATTGACACGGGCTATGGCATCCTGGACCGAAAGGCTTCCGGGGTTAAGTACACCAAATC GGACCTCCGGTTAATCGAGGTTACCGAAACCATCTGTAAGAGGCTACTGGACTACAGCCTGCACAAAGAAAGGACTGGCAGCAACAGGTTTGCCAAG GGCATGTCCGAGACGTTTGAGACGCTTCACAACCTGGTGCACAAGGGGGTGAAGGTGGTGATGGACATCCCTTACGAGCTGTGGAACGAGACCTCCGCCGAAGTGGCCGACCTCAAGAAACAG tGTGACGTGCTGGTGGAAGAGTTCGAAGAGGTGATTGAGGATTGGTACCGGCACCACCAGGAGGAGGATCTCACCCTGTTCCTCTGTGCCAACCACGTGCTGAAGGGGAAGGACACGA GCCGCGTGGACAGGCCGAGGAGGATGCCGCCCCCGCTTAGCTGGCAGACCAGgccgcttccccccacccccctcccgacACGACACGAGAAGCTGAGGATGCGGTGTCCCCGAGGAACCAGAGGACGGGCAGAGACTGCTgagggtcagggagggggcagagcctcGCCAACTCCATCGAGGCACGCCGGGTGCTGCCCTGGAGGCGGGGGAAGCTGGGCCCAAAGCCAAGCCCGTCTCCAGCGTCCCTTCCCCGGGGGTGCCAGGAGGgcctccatcccccacacctgGCAGTAA
- the RPL7L1 gene encoding 60S ribosomal protein L7-like 1, translating to MAEAEPQRKIPLVPENLLKKRKAYQAFKANQAKQALLNKRKLQRGKQIKFKRLETFVHDAQRQQRDEVRLQRLKVKPRGLEMPEGHPLVFVVRIKEIQGVSLRVKKVIEFLRLSKIFSGVFVKMTASSIKMLRIVEPYVAWGYPNLKSVRELILKRGQTRIDKKLVPLTDNALIEKHLGKFGVICLEDLIHEIYSTGKHFQEMTRFLCPFPLSVARHAAQNKMGFLKEMGKPGYQGESINQLIRQLN from the exons ATGGCGGAGGCgga ACCCCAGAGAAAGATCCCCCTGGTCCCAGAGAACCTCTTGAAGAAGAGAAAGGCGTATCAGGCCTTCAAAGCCAACCAGGCGAAACAGGCACTTCTGAACAAGAGGAAG CTTCAAAGAGGGAAACAGATCAAGTTCAAGAGACTTGAGACATTTGTTCACGATGCCCAGCGCCAACAACGCGACGAGGTGCGGCTCCAGCGCCTGAAAGTGAAGCCTAGAGGATTGGAAATGCCCGAGGGGCACCCGCTGGTCTTTGTAGTCCGCATCAAAGA AATCCAGGGAGTGAGCCTGCGTGTGAAGAAGGTCATTGAGTTCCTGAGGCTGAGCAAGATCTTCAGCGGGGTTTTTGTCAAGATGACGGCCAGTTCCATAAAGATGCTGCGGATAGTGGAGCCTTACGTGGCCTGGGG CTACCCCAACCTAAAGTCTGTCCGCGAGCTCATTCTCAAACGAGGCCAGACCCGAATCGACAAGAAGCTCGTCCCTCTGACGGACAACGCCCTGATCGAGAAGCATTTAG GGAAGTTTGGAGTCATTTGCCTAGAAGACCTCATTCACGAAATCTACTCGACGGGCAAACACTTCCAGGAGATGACCCGGTTCCTGTGTCCGTTCCCTCTGTCGGTGGCCCGTCACGCCGCCCAGAATAAAATGGGCTTCCTCAAGGAGATGGGCAAACCGGGATACCAGGGCGAGAGCATCAACCAGCTCATCCGGCAGCTCAACTAG
- the PTCRA gene encoding pre T-cell antigen receptor alpha — protein MSLPWLLPLLLVWGSPALPLLPGVSAVPFPTLAPPLTMLVNGQRQTLVVCLVSDVSPDAALPVWFSTANGSALDSFSYGSIRAPDGTWSALARLSLPTEDLATWEALVCHATPTRGTQSWSTQPLRLPAQPRGQACSKEDHRGPQSRSQALLLGTIRLLFFKLLLFDMLMTCVHLWAGGSADTPGTGPSRLSLV, from the exons ATGTCCCTGCCCTGGCTGCTGCCCCTGCTCCTGGTCTGGGGTTCTCCCGCCCTCCCGCTTCTGCCCG GTGTGTCTGctgtccctttccccaccctggcCCCTCCTCTGACCATGCTGGTGAATGGACAACGGCAGACCCTGGTCGTGTGCCTGGTCTCTGACGTCTCACCGGACGCCGCTCTGCCCGTCTGGTTCTCGACGGCCAACGGCAGCGCCCTGGACTCCTTCTCCTACGGCTCCATCCGGGCCCCCGATGGCACCTGGAGCGCCCTGGCTCGGCTCTCTTTGCCCACCGAGGATCTCGCCACCTGGGAGGCCCTCGTGTGCCATGCCACGCCCACGCGCGGTACCCAGAGCTGGAGCACCCAGCCCCTAAGGCTGCCAg CTCAGCCCAGGGGACAGGCGTGCTCGAAGGAGGACCACCGAG GGCCTCAGAGCCGCTCCCAGGCTCTGCTCCTGGGGACCATCCGACTCCTTTTCTTCAAGCTGCTCCTGTTTGATATGCTCATGACCTGCGTTCACCTCTGGGCCGGGGGGTCTGCGGACACCCCTGGGACCGGACCGTCCAGGCTGAGCCTTGTCTGA